A single genomic interval of Stieleria maiorica harbors:
- a CDS encoding serine/threonine protein kinase, with amino-acid sequence MPAFHYQQGDRPLEGYTIQHALGRGGFGEVYFATSDAGREVALKAVQNYEDIELRGIGHCMNLKSPHLVMIFDVKQGDDGTPWVIMEYVSGASLREILDASPQGIDPAQAMFFVRELARGIDYLHTAGIVHRDLKPHNIFFEDGVVKIGDYSLSKVITVSHASGHTMTVGSVHYMAPEISMGRYDKTVDLYALGVMLYEMLTGKPPFDGESVGEILMKHLSGEVDVGALQEPFAGVVRKAMERDPAKRYQSAREMADALGCESTRVIDDSIPASLSLIGKKNTSPTNPAPSKIESLGIEDLADTVGARHATSDTAESETPSRGRDTHPVVDARLRRMADARYLTRVALSFVSTILLGALAFVVSLEVAGDLDAIALVLMPVWIWLISMLLAMTIIFSQPPVPRWFTPLATRVWLLGVWALIYGLLHYVFNRIPFEDALAGCWAGGLTATLLMDWRCFADPQRPQRIRVGRTLIAGAVSGVAAGLYGVALGLNVFRLDYVILSMAATMAGAITVQLTSLWQEPNDTPWDRGDASRHKTTPARRPGDDRSRPNSALTNFFHAEASIEEHVS; translated from the coding sequence ATGCCAGCGTTTCACTACCAACAAGGCGATCGTCCGCTGGAGGGTTACACGATCCAGCACGCGCTCGGACGCGGCGGATTCGGTGAAGTCTACTTTGCGACCAGTGATGCGGGCCGCGAAGTCGCGCTCAAAGCGGTGCAAAACTACGAGGACATCGAACTGCGCGGCATCGGCCACTGCATGAATTTAAAGTCACCGCATCTGGTGATGATCTTTGATGTCAAACAAGGCGACGACGGAACACCCTGGGTGATCATGGAGTATGTTTCCGGCGCTTCCTTGCGAGAGATCTTGGATGCGTCACCCCAGGGAATCGATCCGGCGCAGGCGATGTTCTTCGTCCGCGAGCTTGCCAGGGGAATCGACTACTTGCACACCGCCGGAATCGTCCACCGCGACTTGAAGCCGCACAACATTTTCTTCGAAGACGGTGTCGTCAAAATCGGCGATTACAGTTTGAGCAAAGTGATCACCGTCAGTCATGCCAGCGGGCATACGATGACCGTGGGAAGCGTGCACTACATGGCCCCGGAGATCAGCATGGGGCGATACGACAAAACCGTCGATCTGTATGCCCTGGGCGTGATGTTGTATGAAATGCTGACCGGCAAACCGCCCTTTGACGGCGAAAGTGTCGGCGAGATCTTGATGAAACATCTCAGCGGTGAAGTCGACGTCGGCGCGTTGCAAGAACCGTTTGCCGGCGTGGTCCGCAAGGCGATGGAACGTGACCCGGCAAAACGTTACCAGTCGGCCCGGGAGATGGCTGATGCGCTGGGCTGTGAATCGACAAGGGTGATCGACGATTCGATCCCTGCCAGTTTGTCGTTGATCGGGAAAAAGAACACGTCCCCGACGAACCCAGCACCATCAAAGATTGAATCGCTGGGGATCGAAGACTTGGCCGACACCGTCGGAGCACGTCACGCCACCAGCGACACCGCCGAATCGGAAACACCGTCACGCGGACGCGACACGCATCCAGTGGTCGATGCGCGATTACGGCGGATGGCTGACGCACGGTATCTGACCCGTGTGGCTCTGTCGTTCGTGTCCACGATCCTTCTGGGGGCGCTGGCTTTTGTCGTCTCTCTCGAGGTCGCCGGCGATCTTGATGCGATCGCGCTGGTATTGATGCCGGTTTGGATCTGGCTAATTTCGATGCTGTTGGCGATGACGATTATTTTTTCCCAGCCGCCAGTGCCGCGCTGGTTTACCCCTCTGGCCACGCGGGTTTGGCTGCTCGGGGTTTGGGCGTTGATCTACGGCTTGCTTCACTATGTGTTCAATCGAATTCCGTTTGAAGATGCACTTGCCGGATGCTGGGCCGGCGGTCTGACCGCGACCCTACTGATGGACTGGCGGTGTTTCGCCGATCCGCAACGACCACAGCGAATCCGAGTCGGACGAACACTGATTGCAGGGGCGGTCAGCGGTGTTGCGGCAGGGCTCTATGGGGTCGCGCTGGGACTGAACGTCTTTCGACTGGACTATGTGATCCTGTCGATGGCCGCAACGATGGCTGGCGCGATCACGGTTCAGTTGACGTCGCTTTGGCAAGAGCCGAATGACACGCCGTGGGACCGAGGCGACGCATCGCGGCACAAGACGACCCCAGCCCGTCGACCTGGCGATGACCGTTCGCGGCCCAACAGCGCATTGACAAATTTCTTTCACGCTGAAGCATCGATCGAGGAGCACGTTTCCTAA